Proteins from a genomic interval of Methanoplanus endosymbiosus:
- a CDS encoding nicotinate phosphoribosyltransferase: MGIFQIVGEEEIKSGQSTDIYFIRTEDILTIEDKNPAVTVEITASSLCNDWGVFCGLNDALKLLEGLDVDVYAIPEGSVFYPGEPVMRISGNYRDFARYETALLGMICHASGVASSAALIRICAGDVPVYSFGSRRQHPAIAGMIERSAWVGGVEGVSNTSAPAGIPLAGTMPHAYVMCFDKPADAWNAFMRHAPPEVSRTMLCDTFCDEKREALSAARAGAASVRLDTPRSRKGDMRSIIEEVRWELDVNGFKDVGIFLSGGLTAEDVLEYRDIVDSFGVGGAIANAPVVDFSLDIIETEGVPVSKRGKKSGVKEIYEFEDGVHLLLPAGDAPPEGAKAMLKNFIRKGQILSLPDMNKSRARLLTYLEKSA; this comes from the coding sequence ATGGGAATATTTCAGATTGTCGGTGAAGAAGAGATTAAGTCGGGGCAGTCCACTGATATATATTTTATACGTACTGAGGATATTTTAACGATTGAGGACAAAAATCCGGCCGTAACTGTTGAGATAACAGCTTCTTCACTCTGTAATGACTGGGGTGTTTTCTGCGGCTTAAATGATGCCTTAAAACTTCTTGAGGGACTGGATGTTGATGTATATGCCATTCCGGAAGGCAGTGTCTTCTATCCCGGTGAGCCTGTAATGAGGATTTCAGGAAATTACAGGGATTTTGCCCGTTATGAAACCGCTCTTCTCGGCATGATCTGCCATGCTTCCGGTGTTGCATCGTCCGCTGCCCTGATCAGAATATGTGCCGGCGATGTTCCGGTGTACTCCTTTGGCTCACGAAGGCAGCACCCGGCCATTGCCGGAATGATTGAACGGTCCGCATGGGTGGGTGGTGTTGAAGGTGTGAGCAATACCTCGGCCCCTGCGGGAATTCCGCTTGCAGGGACTATGCCCCATGCCTATGTGATGTGCTTTGACAAACCTGCTGATGCCTGGAATGCCTTTATGCGGCACGCTCCGCCTGAGGTTTCAAGGACAATGCTCTGTGATACTTTCTGTGATGAGAAGAGGGAGGCGCTTTCAGCGGCGAGGGCCGGTGCAGCATCTGTCCGTCTTGATACACCGAGGTCAAGGAAAGGGGATATGAGGAGTATCATTGAGGAAGTCAGGTGGGAGCTTGATGTGAATGGTTTTAAGGATGTCGGGATCTTTCTCTCCGGAGGTCTGACTGCTGAGGATGTTTTAGAATACCGTGATATCGTGGACTCCTTTGGTGTAGGCGGTGCGATTGCCAATGCTCCTGTCGTTGATTTCTCACTGGATATTATTGAAACAGAGGGAGTTCCGGTATCAAAAAGAGGTAAGAAGAGCGGTGTGAAGGAGATATATGAGTTTGAGGATGGCGTACATCTTCTCCTTCCTGCGGGAGATGCCCCTCCTGAAGGTGCAAAAGCCATGCTGAAAAATTTTATCCGGAAAGGTCAGATACTCTCGCTTCCGGATATGAACAAGTCAAGGGCAAGGCTTCTTACATATCTTGAGAAGTCTGCCTGA
- a CDS encoding amidohydrolase yields the protein MTPDYLDDDIFKGKMSVFLKDAKTADGKRGILIDEDGIIAAVGFKSDRKPENEADIVVEASDMIAVPGFVNTHTHAAMSLLRGYADDMHLQEWLSEKIWPLEAHLQADDVYWGTKLACMEMIRSGTVAFNDMYFFMESAAKAVDETGMKAVLSHGFIDFGDAEKRENEIKATKNLVSHIKSLNNPRIKAAVGPHAPYTVSKDALKWCAGFAEKEDIHLHIHLSETEQEVKDCIEANKMRPAQLLDECGCLSERTVAAHCCWLDEEECSLLGKRGVFVSHNPASNMKLAVNRAMPYKDLRNSGVNVTLGTDGCSSNNNLDILEEAKFAALLQKFYWNSDTILPAGEALDMITSSGAKALGFGNGKIEEGQYADIVLLDRKTPCMTPLYNPVSNIIYSAGANAVNTVICNGRILMADGYIPGEEETLRQASEIAKNLVSRSDK from the coding sequence ATGACCCCTGACTATCTTGATGATGATATTTTTAAAGGCAAAATGTCTGTTTTCCTGAAAGATGCAAAAACTGCTGACGGAAAGAGAGGCATACTGATAGACGAAGACGGAATCATTGCAGCTGTTGGATTTAAATCCGACAGAAAACCTGAAAATGAGGCAGACATTGTAGTTGAGGCCTCGGATATGATTGCAGTGCCCGGTTTTGTAAACACACACACACATGCGGCAATGTCACTTCTGAGAGGATATGCAGATGATATGCACCTTCAGGAGTGGCTGTCAGAGAAGATCTGGCCGCTTGAGGCGCACCTTCAGGCTGATGATGTGTACTGGGGCACAAAACTCGCCTGTATGGAGATGATCAGAAGCGGAACGGTTGCATTTAATGACATGTACTTCTTCATGGAGTCAGCTGCAAAGGCGGTTGATGAGACCGGAATGAAAGCAGTGCTCTCACACGGGTTCATTGATTTTGGTGACGCTGAGAAGAGGGAGAATGAGATTAAGGCAACAAAAAACCTTGTTTCACATATAAAATCGCTCAACAACCCACGTATCAAAGCGGCTGTCGGCCCTCATGCACCCTACACAGTCTCAAAGGATGCACTGAAATGGTGCGCCGGTTTTGCAGAGAAGGAGGATATACACCTGCATATTCACCTGAGCGAGACAGAACAGGAAGTAAAGGACTGCATTGAAGCAAACAAAATGCGTCCGGCACAACTCCTGGATGAATGCGGATGCCTCTCTGAAAGAACAGTTGCTGCACACTGCTGCTGGCTTGATGAGGAAGAATGCAGTCTTCTCGGAAAGAGAGGAGTTTTTGTATCCCACAACCCTGCAAGCAATATGAAACTTGCAGTCAACCGTGCAATGCCATACAAAGACCTCAGGAATTCAGGAGTAAATGTAACCCTTGGCACAGACGGATGCTCATCAAACAACAACCTTGACATTCTCGAAGAGGCAAAATTTGCAGCCCTGCTCCAGAAGTTTTACTGGAATTCTGACACCATCCTCCCCGCCGGAGAAGCCCTTGATATGATCACTTCTTCCGGTGCAAAAGCGCTTGGCTTTGGAAACGGAAAGATTGAGGAAGGACAGTATGCGGATATTGTGCTGCTGGACAGAAAAACACCCTGCATGACTCCGCTCTATAATCCGGTCTCAAACATCATCTACTCAGCCGGAGCAAATGCTGTAAATACCGTCATCTGCAATGGCAGGATATTAATGGCTGACGGATACATACCCGGCGAGGAGGAGACCCTAAGACAGGCATCTGAGATTGCTAAAAACCTTGTATCAAGGTCAGATAAATAG
- a CDS encoding MTAP family purine nucleoside phosphorylase — translation MLGIIGGTSLLYADIPNLKKKTVCTPFGPAEVYLGDIALLMRHQFSTPPHRINFAATISAMKLCGVDRILSIGSTGSLKNEIAPGMFVIPDDYFSYADIPTIFNNSIGHAATSLDLDMRCRLHEIIPDAVMGGTYVQTAGPRFETHAEIRTLKSVGDIVGMTVASEATIANELKIPFAALCSVDNYCNGLCHEELSYEAILERSKAGKERIEKTVREITEKL, via the coding sequence ATGCTTGGAATAATCGGCGGAACAAGTCTTCTCTATGCAGACATTCCCAACCTAAAGAAAAAAACGGTGTGCACACCATTCGGCCCGGCCGAAGTATATCTCGGCGATATTGCCCTCCTGATGAGACATCAGTTCAGCACCCCGCCGCACAGAATCAACTTTGCCGCAACAATATCGGCCATGAAACTGTGCGGGGTTGACAGAATACTCTCAATAGGCTCAACAGGCTCACTAAAAAATGAAATCGCACCCGGAATGTTTGTAATTCCGGACGACTACTTCAGCTATGCAGACATCCCGACAATATTTAACAACAGTATCGGCCATGCGGCAACCTCGCTGGATCTGGATATGAGGTGCAGACTGCATGAGATAATTCCGGATGCGGTTATGGGCGGCACATATGTCCAGACAGCCGGGCCGAGATTTGAGACCCATGCCGAGATAAGAACACTGAAGAGTGTGGGAGATATCGTCGGGATGACAGTTGCAAGCGAGGCAACCATTGCAAACGAGCTGAAGATCCCATTTGCAGCCCTCTGTTCGGTTGACAACTACTGCAACGGCCTCTGCCATGAAGAACTCAGCTATGAGGCTATACTGGAGAGGTCAAAGGCCGGAAAAGAGAGGATAGAAAAGACAGTCAGAGAGATTACAGAGAAACTCTGA